A region of Moorena producens PAL-8-15-08-1 DNA encodes the following proteins:
- a CDS encoding tail fiber domain-containing protein, translating to MKYIQRPNYFTSQFLLEKDFNDEQTYHRDMRLRHNSLLHEWGVVEGLKVTRAEPKKIAVSEGMAIDKYGREIILLPDCTVPDTINTINLDVDVLEPNTTIEITVIYDEIKDDGDEVAVGNDKKYTRTSERPKFVIYGSKTSKDNLQDGNVDFKTGFAPTDDNVILLAQVTLDNGEVSAVDNSVRKLAGPKLSNLDNLELDGTISAENLNLTGNSTIDGDLTVNGNLEVIGNVIARDTEHIVGDVSLGDADNHEVKVTGVIRSGHSSGALRVDDGLHTTGALTVDGNVGIGKNNPTEKLEVAGTVKATRFEGDGSGLTGIGAGKWSDGGSNGIYYNNGNVGIGTNSTYAELTVNGSIGFANGTAPMMYIHQSGTSNAPRPIIAHSPRYRNWGVEYRDQEDIMVFQGSGQPVLSVGLRYKKVGIGITNPTEKLEVDGTVKATKFEGDGSGLTGISAGGTKWSDGSNNSIYYNHGNVGICTNRTYAELTVNGSIGFANGTAPMMYIHQSGKNNAPRPIIAHSPSHPNWGVEYRDHGDLMVFQGSGEPVLSVGLGSKKVGIGTNNPRQKLEVAGTVKATRFEGDGSGLTGIRAGAETKWSDGSNNSIYYNHGNVGIGTNSTYAELTVNGSIGFANGTAPMMYIHQSGTNNASRPIIAHSPRYRNWGVEYREHGDLMVFQGSGEPVLSVGLGYKKVGIGITNPTEKLEVAGTVKATRFVGDGSGLTGIRAGSETKWYDGSNNSIYYNHGNVGIGTNSTYAELTVNGSIGFANGTAPMMYIHQSARNNASRPIIAHSPSHRNWGVEYREHGDLIVFQGSGEPVLSVGLGSKKVGIGTNNPRQKLEVAGTVKATRFEGDGSGLTGISAGGTKWSDGGSNRIYYNAGNVGIGTNNPTQKLEVAGSVKAIATNTGNRTAYGVQSVVGGNRNGTKFGLYAQATGGTSGSRFGVYGRADAHNNTSAIVYGVYGRARGGKTSYAGYFDGNANVTGHLTYRTIGQVSSRELKENINTLAIEDAIETLEGLNPVQFSYKKDHQKETHIGFIAEDVPDLVASHDRKTLSPMDIVAVLTKVVKEQNNTISLLMEKVQTLEQKTQSSAF from the coding sequence ATGAAATATATTCAACGTCCCAATTACTTTACTTCCCAGTTTCTATTAGAAAAAGACTTTAACGATGAGCAAACCTACCATCGTGACATGCGCCTGCGTCACAATAGCTTACTCCATGAATGGGGTGTGGTGGAAGGATTAAAAGTAACCAGAGCCGAGCCGAAAAAAATTGCCGTTAGTGAGGGCATGGCCATTGATAAATATGGTCGAGAAATTATTCTTTTACCGGATTGTACAGTACCGGACACGATTAACACGATTAACTTAGATGTAGATGTATTAGAACCCAATACAACTATTGAAATTACCGTCATCTATGATGAAATTAAGGATGATGGTGACGAAGTAGCGGTAGGTAATGATAAAAAATACACTCGCACCTCTGAACGTCCCAAGTTTGTCATTTACGGGAGTAAAACAAGTAAAGACAATCTCCAAGACGGTAATGTAGATTTCAAAACTGGTTTTGCCCCTACCGATGATAATGTGATTCTGTTGGCACAGGTGACCCTAGACAACGGTGAGGTTAGTGCAGTGGATAATTCTGTACGCAAGCTTGCTGGTCCTAAGTTATCTAACCTCGATAACTTAGAGCTAGATGGTACCATTTCCGCCGAAAACTTAAATCTGACCGGAAATTCAACCATCGATGGTGACCTGACAGTGAATGGAAACCTGGAAGTAATAGGGAATGTGATTGCCCGTGATACCGAGCATATTGTTGGGGATGTGTCCTTGGGGGATGCGGATAATCATGAAGTGAAAGTTACAGGGGTAATTCGCTCAGGGCATTCATCTGGAGCCTTGAGGGTGGATGATGGGTTACATACCACTGGTGCTCTGACAGTGGATGGTAATGTTGGTATTGGCAAAAATAATCCTACGGAAAAATTAGAGGTAGCTGGAACTGTTAAAGCCACTAGGTTTGAAGGGGATGGTTCTGGTTTAACTGGTATTGGTGCTGGAAAGTGGTCTGATGGTGGTAGTAACGGTATTTACTATAACAATGGCAATGTAGGTATTGGTACAAATAGCACCTATGCTGAACTCACGGTTAACGGCTCAATCGGATTTGCCAACGGGACAGCCCCCATGATGTACATCCATCAAAGTGGTACAAGCAATGCACCTCGACCAATCATTGCTCATTCCCCACGTTATCGAAACTGGGGAGTTGAATACCGAGATCAGGAAGATATAATGGTTTTTCAAGGAAGCGGACAACCAGTTTTATCAGTTGGTCTTCGTTATAAAAAAGTTGGTATTGGCATTACAAATCCTACGGAAAAATTAGAGGTAGATGGAACTGTTAAAGCCACTAAGTTTGAAGGGGATGGTTCTGGTTTAACTGGTATTAGCGCTGGTGGCACAAAGTGGTCTGATGGTAGTAATAACAGTATTTACTATAACCATGGCAATGTAGGTATTTGTACAAATCGCACCTATGCTGAACTCACGGTTAACGGCTCAATCGGATTTGCCAACGGGACAGCCCCCATGATGTACATCCATCAAAGTGGTAAAAACAATGCACCTCGACCAATCATTGCTCATTCCCCATCTCATCCAAACTGGGGAGTTGAATACCGAGATCACGGAGATCTAATGGTTTTTCAAGGAAGCGGAGAACCCGTTTTATCAGTTGGTCTTGGTTCAAAAAAAGTTGGTATTGGCACCAATAATCCTAGGCAGAAATTAGAGGTAGCTGGAACTGTTAAAGCCACTAGGTTTGAAGGGGATGGTTCTGGTTTAACTGGTATTAGGGCTGGCGCTGAAACCAAGTGGTCTGATGGTAGTAATAACAGTATTTACTATAACCATGGCAATGTAGGTATTGGTACAAATAGCACCTATGCTGAACTCACGGTTAACGGCTCAATCGGATTTGCCAACGGGACAGCCCCGATGATGTACATCCATCAAAGTGGTACAAACAATGCATCTCGACCAATCATTGCTCATTCCCCACGTTATCGAAACTGGGGAGTTGAATACCGAGAGCACGGAGATCTAATGGTTTTTCAAGGAAGCGGAGAACCCGTTTTATCAGTTGGTCTTGGTTATAAAAAAGTTGGTATTGGCATTACAAATCCTACGGAAAAATTAGAGGTAGCTGGAACTGTTAAAGCCACTAGGTTTGTAGGGGATGGTTCTGGTTTAACTGGCATTAGGGCTGGCAGTGAAACCAAGTGGTATGATGGTAGTAATAACAGTATTTACTATAACCATGGCAATGTAGGTATTGGGACAAATAGCACCTATGCTGAACTCACGGTTAACGGCTCAATCGGATTTGCCAACGGGACAGCCCCGATGATGTACATCCATCAAAGTGCTAGAAACAATGCATCTCGACCAATCATTGCTCATTCCCCATCTCATCGAAACTGGGGAGTTGAATACCGAGAGCACGGAGATCTAATAGTTTTTCAAGGAAGCGGAGAACCCGTTTTATCAGTTGGTCTTGGTTCAAAAAAAGTTGGTATTGGCACCAATAATCCTAGGCAGAAATTAGAGGTAGCTGGAACTGTTAAAGCCACTAGGTTTGAAGGGGATGGTTCTGGTTTAACTGGTATTAGTGCTGGTGGCACAAAGTGGTCTGATGGTGGTAGTAACAGGATTTACTATAACGCTGGCAATGTCGGCATTGGCACAAATAATCCTACTCAAAAATTAGAAGTGGCTGGAAGCGTCAAGGCCATTGCTACTAATACGGGCAATAGAACGGCCTATGGAGTTCAAAGCGTTGTAGGAGGCAATCGCAATGGCACTAAATTTGGTTTGTATGCACAAGCAACAGGTGGTACCAGTGGTAGCCGATTTGGTGTCTACGGCAGAGCCGATGCTCATAATAATACCAGTGCAATTGTATACGGTGTCTACGGTCGTGCCAGAGGTGGCAAAACTAGTTATGCTGGCTACTTCGATGGTAATGCAAATGTAACAGGTCATTTAACATATCGCACTATTGGGCAAGTATCCTCACGAGAGTTGAAAGAGAATATTAATACCCTGGCAATAGAAGATGCTATAGAAACCCTGGAAGGACTCAATCCGGTCCAATTCAGCTACAAAAAAGATCACCAAAAAGAAACCCACATTGGATTTATTGCGGAAGATGTGCCGGATTTAGTGGCCAGTCATGATCGGAAAACCCTCAGTCCGATGGATATCGTGGCGGTTTTAACTAAAGTGGTGAAGGAGCAAAACAATACGATTTCCTTGCTAATGGAGAAGGTACAAACTTTGGAACAGAAAACTCAATCTAGCGCTTTTTAG